The Ammoniphilus sp. CFH 90114 genome contains a region encoding:
- a CDS encoding uracil-DNA glycosylase: MLSINNDWSDFVQKEWEKPYFQELIDRLRNEYKNEMIFPNQDQIFHALECTSYADTKVVILGQDPYHGAGQADGLSFSVQKGVTPPPSLRNIFKEMHADLGFMAPSHGCLTQWAEQGVLLLNTVLTVRSGQPHSHKGMGWETFTDKIISLLNDREDPVIFILWGKHAQEKEQLITAKHHFVIQSPHPSPFSAHRGFFGSRPFSRTNRLLRKIGKSPIHWQLS; the protein is encoded by the coding sequence ATGCTATCCATCAACAATGACTGGTCTGACTTCGTGCAAAAAGAATGGGAAAAGCCTTATTTTCAGGAACTTATAGATCGCTTACGCAATGAATACAAGAATGAGATGATTTTTCCAAATCAAGATCAGATTTTTCATGCTTTGGAATGTACTTCCTACGCAGACACTAAAGTCGTGATATTAGGCCAAGATCCTTACCATGGTGCAGGTCAAGCTGATGGTCTCAGTTTCTCTGTGCAGAAGGGGGTGACACCACCTCCATCGCTTCGAAATATCTTTAAAGAAATGCATGCTGATCTTGGTTTCATGGCGCCAAGTCATGGTTGCTTAACGCAATGGGCAGAGCAAGGTGTTCTGTTATTGAATACCGTGCTGACGGTTCGTTCCGGTCAACCCCATTCACACAAAGGGATGGGATGGGAGACTTTTACTGATAAGATTATTTCGTTACTAAACGATAGAGAAGATCCCGTCATTTTTATTCTATGGGGCAAGCATGCGCAAGAGAAAGAGCAACTTATCACAGCGAAGCACCACTTTGTGATTCAATCACCACATCCAAGCCCGTTTTCTGCTCATCGTGGTTTTTTTGGCAGCCGACCTTTCTCGAGAACAAACCGATTGTTAAGAAAAATAGGGAAGTCTCCCATCCATTGGCAGCTCTCTTAA